A stretch of the Oncorhynchus clarkii lewisi isolate Uvic-CL-2024 chromosome 9, UVic_Ocla_1.0, whole genome shotgun sequence genome encodes the following:
- the LOC139417057 gene encoding endothelin receptor type B-like, translating into MGSTVPVSSMLLVLVVFHTFTAGQCQSQPSLTGNLPVSAFHSTDTPLGLLLDPQNPSQNPQDIASLNLITPISSTPSPDSDRGHQHLKHGPHHLTSNTSSWAVRVQPVVPPVCHQVTFIKTAFKYINTVISCVIFMVGMVGNATLLRIIYLNKTMRNGPNALIASLALGDLIYITIDIPINVYKLLVGSWPFDDSSIGLFLCKLFPFLQKASVGITVLNLCALSVDRYRAVASWSRVQGVGVPLLTAVEIISIWLLSILMAVPEAIGFNMVTFEYRNATIRTCMLNPQTPFMTFYRDAKDWWLFGFYFCVPLACSAVFYTLMTCEMLHHRNGSLRIALSEHLKQRREVAKAVFCLVLIFALCWFPLHLSRILKKMVYMPHDARRCELLNFLLVLDYFSINLATVNSCINPIILYFVSKKFKNCFKSCLCCWCDSSSLIDSMVPQNLNGTSLQNKNPDQQCGTSEPQWNQPEE; encoded by the exons ATGGGTTCTACTGTTCCTGTTTCGTCCATGTTGTTGGTGCTGGTGGTGTTCCACACCTTCACAGCGGGACAGTGTCAGAGCCAACCCAGCCTGACAGGAAATCTCCCTGTCTCAGCCTTCCACAGTACAGACACCCCCCTGGGTCTGCTACTGGACCCCCAAAACCCCTCCCAAAACCCCCAAGACATCGCATCTCTGAACCTCATTACCCCCATCTCATCCACACCCTCTCCTGACTCTGACCGTGGACACCAACATCTGAAACACGGACCCCATCACCTCACCTCCAACACGTCGTCCTGGGCAGTGCGTGTTCAGCCTGTAGTACCCCCTGTCTGCCACCAGGTGACCTTCATAAAGACAGCCTTTAAATACATAAACACAGTGATTAGCTGTGTGATATTCATGGTGGGGATGGTGGGAAACGCCACTCTACTGAGGATTATCTACCTGAATAAGACGATGAGGAACGGACCTAACGCCCTGATCGCCAGCCTGGCCCTGGGAGATCTGATCTATATCACTATAGATATACCCATCAACGTTTataag CTCCTGGTTGGCTCGTGGCCGTTCGATGACAGCTCCATTGGTCTGTTCCTCTGTAAACTGTTCCCCTTCCTGCAGAAAGCTTCTGTTGGCATCACTGTACTCAACCTGTGTGCCCTGAGCGTGGACAG gtatcgTGCGGTAGCGTCGTGGAGCAGGGTCCAGGGTGTCGGTGTTCCCCTGTTAACAGCAGTAGAGATCATCTCTATATGGCTGTTATCCATTCTGATGGCTGTACCAGAGGCTATAGGATTCAACATGGTCACCTTTGAGTACag GAACGCGACCATACGGACCTGCATGCTCAATCCACAGACACCATTCATGACG ttctACCGGGATGCCAAAGACTGGTGGTTGTTTGGATTCTATTTCTGTGTTCCGTTGGCGTGTTCCGCAGTGTTCTACACTCTGATGACATGTGAGATGTTACATCACAGGAACGGATCTCTCCGCATCGCGCTCAGCGAACacctcaaacag cgtCGGGAGGTGGCCAAGGCAGTGTTCTGTCTGGTCTTGATCTTCGCTCTGTGCTGGTTCCCTCTGCACCTCAGCAGGATCCTGAAGAAGATGGTTTACATGCCTCATGATGCCCGACGCTGTGAACTGCTCAA TTTCCTGTTGGTCCTCGACTACTTCAGTATTAACCTGGCCACAGTCAACTCCTGCATCAACCCCATCATACTCTACTTTGTCAGCAAGAAGTTCAAAAACTGCTTCAag TCATGTCTGTGTTGTTGGTGTGACTCCAGTTCCCTGATTGACAGTATGGTACCTCAGAACCTCAACGGAACCAGCCTACAGAATAAGAACCCAGATCAACAGTGTGGTACCTCAGAACCTCAATGGAACCAGCCTGAAGAATAA